One genomic region from Streptomyces sp. Li-HN-5-11 encodes:
- a CDS encoding MTH1187 family thiamine-binding protein, with protein MIVAFSVTPLGVGEDVGEYVADAVRVVRDSGLPNRTDAMFTSVEGEWDEVMDVVRRAVAAVEARAPRVSLVLKADIRPGVTDGLTSKVETVERHLAR; from the coding sequence GTGATCGTCGCCTTCTCCGTGACGCCGCTGGGCGTCGGCGAGGACGTGGGGGAGTACGTCGCCGACGCCGTCCGTGTCGTCCGCGACTCCGGCCTCCCCAACCGTACCGACGCCATGTTCACCTCCGTCGAGGGCGAGTGGGACGAGGTCATGGACGTCGTCCGGCGCGCCGTGGCGGCGGTCGAGGCCCGCGCCCCCCGCGTCTCCCTGGTCCTCAAGGCGGACATCCGCCCAGGGGTCACCGACGGCCTCACCTCGAAGGTCGAGACGGTCGAGAGGCACCTGGCCCGGTAG
- a CDS encoding DUF3817 domain-containing protein — protein MKKSVLTRYRVMAYVTGVLLVLLTLGVIAKYGLQIDGAAKFTTVIGIAHGWLYVIYLVFAFDLGSKAKWPVGKQLWVLLAGTVPTAAFFVERKVTRELEPKVADAAPAVAKA, from the coding sequence ATGAAGAAGAGCGTGCTGACCCGCTACCGCGTCATGGCCTACGTCACCGGTGTGCTGCTGGTCCTGCTGACCCTCGGCGTGATCGCCAAGTACGGCCTCCAGATCGACGGGGCGGCCAAGTTCACCACCGTGATCGGCATCGCGCACGGCTGGCTGTACGTCATCTACCTGGTCTTCGCCTTCGACCTGGGCTCCAAGGCCAAGTGGCCGGTCGGCAAGCAGCTGTGGGTCCTGCTCGCCGGAACCGTACCGACCGCCGCGTTCTTCGTGGAGCGCAAGGTCACCCGCGAGCTCGAGCCCAAGGTCGCGGACGCCGCTCCGGCGGTCGCCAAGGCGTAG
- a CDS encoding acetyl-CoA C-acetyltransferase — MSGSNSTTSVIVAGARTPMGRLLGSLKSFSGADLGGFAIKAALDRAGIGGDQVQYVIMGQVLQAGAGQIPARQAAVKAGIPMSVPALTINKVCLSGLDAIALADQLIRAGEFDVIVAGGQESMTNAPHLLPKSREGFKYGAIEMLDAMAYDGLTDPWENIPMGQSTEKHNTRLGIGRAEQDEIAALSHQRAAAAQKNGVFEAEITPVEIPQRKGDPVLFSKDEGIRGDTTAEGLGKLRPAFTKDGTITAGSSSQISDGAAAVVVMSKAKAQELGLDWIAEIGAHGNVAGPDNSLQSQPSNAIRHALKKEGLEVSDLDLIEINEAFAAVAVQSMKDLGVSTEKVNVNGGAIALGHPIGMSGARLVLHLALELKRRGGGVGAAALCGGGGQGDALIVRVPKA; from the coding sequence ATGTCTGGATCGAACAGCACGACCTCGGTGATCGTCGCGGGCGCCCGTACGCCCATGGGACGGTTGCTGGGCTCGCTGAAGTCCTTCTCCGGAGCCGACCTCGGCGGCTTCGCGATCAAGGCCGCCCTCGACCGTGCGGGGATCGGCGGCGACCAGGTGCAGTACGTGATCATGGGCCAGGTGCTGCAGGCCGGCGCGGGCCAGATCCCGGCCCGCCAGGCCGCGGTCAAGGCGGGCATCCCGATGAGCGTCCCGGCGCTCACCATCAACAAGGTGTGCCTGTCCGGCCTCGACGCCATCGCGCTGGCCGACCAGCTCATCCGCGCCGGCGAGTTCGACGTGATCGTCGCGGGCGGCCAGGAGTCCATGACCAACGCCCCCCACCTGCTGCCGAAGTCCCGCGAGGGCTTCAAGTACGGCGCGATCGAGATGCTCGACGCGATGGCGTACGACGGCCTGACCGACCCGTGGGAGAACATCCCCATGGGCCAGTCGACGGAGAAGCACAACACCCGCCTGGGCATCGGCCGCGCCGAGCAGGACGAGATCGCGGCGCTGTCCCACCAGCGGGCCGCCGCGGCCCAGAAGAACGGCGTGTTCGAGGCCGAGATCACCCCGGTGGAGATCCCGCAGCGCAAGGGCGACCCGGTCCTGTTCAGCAAGGACGAGGGCATCCGCGGCGACACCACGGCCGAGGGCCTGGGCAAGCTGCGCCCGGCCTTCACCAAGGACGGCACGATCACCGCCGGCTCCTCCTCGCAGATCTCCGACGGCGCGGCGGCCGTGGTCGTGATGAGCAAGGCCAAGGCGCAGGAACTGGGCCTGGACTGGATCGCGGAGATCGGCGCCCACGGCAACGTGGCCGGCCCGGACAACTCCCTCCAGTCGCAGCCGTCGAACGCCATCCGGCACGCTCTGAAGAAGGAGGGCCTGGAGGTTTCCGACCTGGATCTGATCGAGATCAACGAGGCGTTCGCCGCCGTGGCCGTGCAGTCAATGAAGGACCTCGGCGTGTCCACCGAAAAGGTGAACGTGAACGGCGGCGCCATCGCCCTCGGTCACCCGATCGGGATGTCAGGCGCCCGGCTCGTCCTGCACCTGGCGCTGGAACTGAAGCGCCGGGGCGGCGGAGTGGGCGCGGCCGCCCTGTGCGGCGGCGGTGGCCAGGGCGACGCGCTGATCGTGCGCGTGCCGAAGGCCTGA
- a CDS encoding AIM24 family protein — translation MAFREINSKMVEATVVPGQRLFSQRGAMLAYKGDVSFTPSIQGGQGGLMSMIGRRVAGEATPLMSVEGSGTVFFGHGGHHVQVINLTGDTLYVEADRLLAFEGTLQQGTMFMGSQGGVMGMVRGQVTGQGLFTTTLKGHGSVAVMAHGGVFEVPVTPQRPVHVDPQAYVAHHGDVRNKLSAALGWRDMVGRGSGEAFQLELSGSGAVYVQASEEKL, via the coding sequence GTGGCCTTCCGTGAGATCAACTCCAAAATGGTGGAAGCGACCGTGGTGCCCGGCCAGCGGCTGTTCAGCCAGCGGGGCGCCATGCTCGCCTACAAGGGCGACGTCTCCTTCACCCCCAGCATCCAGGGGGGCCAGGGCGGTCTGATGTCGATGATCGGGCGCCGGGTCGCGGGAGAGGCGACTCCGCTGATGTCGGTGGAGGGCAGCGGGACGGTCTTCTTCGGGCACGGCGGCCACCATGTGCAGGTCATCAACCTGACGGGCGACACGCTGTACGTGGAGGCGGACCGGCTGCTCGCCTTCGAGGGCACGCTCCAGCAGGGGACGATGTTCATGGGCTCGCAGGGCGGGGTCATGGGCATGGTCCGCGGACAGGTGACGGGACAGGGGCTGTTCACCACGACGCTCAAGGGGCACGGGTCGGTGGCCGTGATGGCGCACGGGGGTGTCTTCGAGGTCCCGGTCACCCCGCAGCGGCCGGTCCACGTGGATCCGCAGGCGTACGTCGCCCACCACGGGGACGTGCGCAACAAGCTGTCCGCCGCCCTGGGCTGGCGCGACATGGTGGGGCGCGGCTCGGGAGAGGCCTTCCAGCTGGAGCTGAGCGGCAGCGGCGCGGTCTACGTCCAGGCCTCGGAGGAGAAGCTGTGA
- a CDS encoding MarR family transcriptional regulator, whose amino-acid sequence METETATRWLTDAEQCAWRTHLEVNRLLTYQLEKDLQPFGLTMNDYEILVNLSESEDVRMRMSDLASATLQSKSRLSHQITRMENANLVRRENCESDRRGLYAVLTEHGMETMQKVAPHHVASVRRHFIDLLDPEALAELDKALKPIAEHLRGQRGRP is encoded by the coding sequence ATGGAGACCGAGACAGCCACGCGCTGGCTGACCGATGCGGAGCAGTGCGCCTGGCGCACCCACCTGGAGGTCAACAGGCTGTTGACGTACCAGCTCGAAAAGGACCTGCAGCCGTTCGGCCTGACGATGAACGACTACGAGATCCTGGTGAATCTCTCCGAGTCGGAGGACGTACGGATGCGGATGAGCGACCTCGCGTCCGCCACCCTCCAGTCCAAGAGCCGCCTCTCCCACCAGATCACGCGGATGGAGAACGCGAACCTGGTGCGCCGTGAGAACTGCGAGTCCGACCGCCGGGGGCTGTACGCGGTCCTCACCGAGCACGGCATGGAGACCATGCAGAAGGTCGCGCCGCACCATGTGGCGTCCGTACGCAGGCACTTCATCGACCTGCTGGACCCCGAGGCGCTGGCGGAGCTGGACAAGGCCCTGAAGCCCATCGCCGAGCACCTGCGGGGGCAGCGCGGACGCCCGTGA
- the meaB gene encoding methylmalonyl Co-A mutase-associated GTPase MeaB, with protein sequence MQDVSSLVAQAREGRPRAVARLISLVEGASEQLREVMAALAPLTGNAYVVGLTGSPGVGKSTSTSALVTAYRKQGRRVGVLAVDPSSPFSGGALLGDRVRMSEHASDPGVYIRSMATRGHLGGLAWAAPQAIRVLDAAGCEVILVETVGVGQSEVEIASQADTSVVLLAPGMGDGIQAAKAGILEIGDVYVVNKADRDGADATARELNHMLGLGEARGPGDWRPPIVKTVAARGEGVEEVVEALEKHRAWMEERGVLAERRLARASREVETIAVTALRERIGDLHGDRRLSALAERIVAGELDPYRAADELVAGLTQG encoded by the coding sequence ATGCAGGACGTCTCCTCTCTGGTGGCCCAGGCCAGGGAAGGCCGGCCGCGGGCCGTGGCCCGGCTGATCTCGCTGGTGGAGGGGGCGTCCGAGCAGCTCAGAGAGGTCATGGCGGCGCTCGCCCCGCTGACCGGCAACGCCTATGTGGTGGGTCTGACCGGTTCGCCCGGCGTCGGCAAGTCCACCTCGACCTCCGCGCTGGTGACGGCGTACCGCAAGCAGGGCAGGCGGGTCGGGGTCCTGGCCGTCGACCCGTCGTCCCCGTTCTCCGGCGGAGCGCTCCTCGGCGACCGCGTCCGCATGTCGGAGCACGCCTCCGACCCGGGCGTGTACATCCGCTCCATGGCCACGCGCGGCCACCTGGGCGGCCTCGCGTGGGCCGCTCCGCAGGCGATCCGGGTGCTGGACGCGGCGGGCTGCGAGGTGATCCTGGTCGAGACAGTGGGCGTGGGCCAGTCGGAGGTGGAGATCGCCTCCCAGGCGGACACCTCGGTGGTGCTCCTGGCCCCCGGGATGGGCGACGGCATCCAGGCGGCCAAGGCGGGCATCCTGGAGATCGGCGACGTCTACGTGGTCAACAAGGCCGACCGCGACGGCGCGGACGCGACCGCCCGAGAGCTGAACCACATGCTGGGCCTGGGCGAGGCCCGCGGCCCGGGGGACTGGCGCCCGCCCATCGTCAAGACGGTGGCGGCCCGCGGCGAGGGCGTCGAGGAGGTCGTCGAGGCCCTGGAGAAGCACCGGGCGTGGATGGAGGAGCGGGGCGTCCTCGCGGAGCGCCGCCTGGCCCGGGCCTCCCGGGAGGTGGAGACGATCGCCGTCACGGCCCTGCGCGAACGCATCGGCGACCTCCACGGCGACCGCCGCCTGAGCGCTCTCGCGGAGCGGATCGTGGCCGGTGAACTGGACCCGTACCGGGCGGCGGACGAACTGGTGGCGGGCCTGACGCAGGGCTGA
- a CDS encoding DUF5937 family protein: protein MPFRLYFGEDDLLRCRFAVSPLWETQEAVRTLGRPDRHGYHPNWLRRIREAARGLDLATLWLLMPRRGHSPDFLGPPPIGPAATFEEEIAGVRAADPEAAREDMARALADTPGALESARGRALLADPRRAVLELAGLMEAAWRALVEPEWPRLRALLEADVAFHSRRLAEVGLGALLPELDRRMSWDGRTLTVDWAGEHGRELGGQGLVLMPSVFSWPDVISGFDPPWQPTVVYPARGLAGLWAEPGGEASRALVRLLGRGRAAVLAALTDPATTTALAHRLGLAPSSVSAHLTVLRDAGLLTSRRYGHQVLYERTPLGMALAAGD, encoded by the coding sequence ATGCCGTTCCGTCTGTACTTCGGTGAGGACGACCTCCTGCGGTGCCGGTTCGCGGTGTCGCCCCTGTGGGAGACACAGGAGGCGGTGCGGACGCTGGGGCGGCCGGACCGGCACGGATACCACCCGAACTGGCTGCGGCGCATCCGGGAGGCCGCGCGGGGCCTGGACCTCGCCACGCTGTGGCTGCTCATGCCGCGGCGCGGGCACAGCCCGGACTTCCTGGGGCCGCCGCCGATCGGGCCGGCGGCCACGTTCGAGGAAGAAATCGCGGGGGTGCGGGCGGCCGACCCGGAGGCGGCCCGGGAGGACATGGCGCGGGCACTCGCCGACACTCCGGGCGCGCTGGAGTCGGCGCGGGGGCGGGCGCTGCTCGCCGATCCGCGGCGCGCGGTGCTCGAGCTGGCCGGCCTGATGGAGGCCGCGTGGCGCGCGCTGGTCGAGCCGGAGTGGCCGCGGTTGCGGGCGCTTCTGGAGGCCGATGTCGCCTTCCACTCGCGGCGGCTGGCCGAGGTGGGGCTGGGGGCGCTGCTGCCCGAGCTGGACCGGCGGATGTCCTGGGACGGGCGGACGCTGACGGTGGACTGGGCGGGCGAGCACGGGCGCGAGCTGGGCGGACAGGGGCTGGTGCTCATGCCGAGCGTCTTCTCGTGGCCGGACGTCATCAGCGGCTTCGATCCGCCGTGGCAGCCGACGGTGGTCTATCCGGCGCGGGGGCTGGCGGGGTTGTGGGCGGAGCCGGGCGGGGAGGCCTCGCGGGCGCTGGTGCGCCTGCTGGGGCGGGGACGGGCGGCGGTCCTGGCCGCGCTGACCGACCCGGCCACCACCACGGCTCTGGCGCACCGGCTGGGGCTCGCCCCGTCGTCGGTCTCGGCGCATCTGACGGTCCTGCGGGACGCGGGGCTGCTGACGTCCCGCCGGTACGGGCACCAGGTGCTCTACGAGCGGACGCCACTGGGGATGGCGCTGGCCGCGGGGGATTGA
- a CDS encoding DUF3817 domain-containing protein codes for MDIKTATALRRLRLVSAPEAVSFLLLLVCSVLKRTTDFNAVPVMGSIHGVLFILYVLFWADAWNRTKWPLKTAALYFVLSVLPTGGFFAERKLKREAEDAVIASRARREGIVNA; via the coding sequence GTGGACATCAAGACCGCCACCGCCCTCCGCCGCCTCCGCCTGGTCTCCGCCCCGGAGGCCGTCTCCTTCCTGCTCCTGCTGGTCTGCTCGGTCCTGAAGCGGACGACGGACTTCAACGCGGTGCCCGTGATGGGCTCGATCCACGGCGTGCTGTTCATCCTGTACGTGCTCTTCTGGGCGGACGCCTGGAACCGCACCAAGTGGCCCCTGAAGACGGCCGCCCTCTACTTCGTCCTCTCGGTCCTGCCCACGGGCGGCTTCTTCGCCGAGCGCAAGCTCAAGCGCGAGGCCGAGGACGCGGTGATCGCCTCCCGCGCCCGCCGCGAAGGGATCGTGAACGCGTGA
- a CDS encoding methylmalonyl-CoA mutase family protein, whose product MDADAIEEGRRRWQARYDAARTRDADFTTLSGDPVEPVYGPRPGDRYEGFERIGWPGEYPFTRGLYPTGYRGRTWTIRQFAGFGNAEQTNERYKMILAAGGGGLSVAFDMPTLMGRDSDDPRSLGEVGHCGVAIDSAADMEVLFKDIPLGDVTTSMTISGPAVPVFCMYLVAAERQGVDPAVLNGTLQTDIFKEYIAQKEWLFQPEPHLRLIGDLMEYCAARIPAYKPLSVSGYHIREAGSTAAQELAYTLADGFGYVELGLSRGLDVDVFAPGLSFFFDAHVDFFEEIAKFRAARRIWARWMRDVYGAKSEKAQWLRFHTQTAGVSLTAQQPYNNVVRTAVEALAAVLGGTNSLHTNALDETLALPSEQAAEIALRTQQVLMEETGVANVADPLGGSWYVEQLTDRIEADAEKIFDRIKERGLRAHPDGRHPIGPVTSGILRGIEDGWFTGEIAESAFRYQQALEKGDKKVVGVNVHTGSVTGDLEILRVSHEVEREQVRVLGERKSGRDEAAVRSALDAMLGAARDGSNMIEPMLDAVRAEATLGEICDALRDEWGVYTEPAGF is encoded by the coding sequence ATGGACGCTGACGCCATCGAGGAGGGCCGCCGCCGCTGGCAGGCCCGCTACGACGCCGCGCGCACGCGCGACGCAGACTTCACCACGCTCTCCGGCGACCCCGTGGAGCCGGTGTACGGGCCCCGACCAGGGGACAGGTACGAGGGCTTCGAGCGGATCGGCTGGCCCGGGGAGTACCCCTTCACCCGCGGGCTGTACCCGACCGGCTACCGGGGGCGCACCTGGACGATCCGGCAGTTCGCCGGGTTCGGCAACGCCGAGCAGACCAACGAGCGCTACAAGATGATCCTCGCGGCGGGCGGGGGAGGCCTGTCGGTCGCCTTCGACATGCCGACGCTCATGGGCCGCGACTCCGACGACCCACGCTCGCTGGGCGAGGTCGGGCACTGCGGGGTGGCGATCGACTCCGCCGCGGACATGGAGGTCCTGTTCAAGGACATCCCGCTCGGTGACGTCACCACATCGATGACGATCAGCGGGCCGGCCGTCCCCGTCTTCTGCATGTACCTGGTCGCCGCCGAACGGCAGGGCGTCGACCCCGCCGTCCTCAACGGCACGCTCCAGACGGACATCTTCAAGGAGTACATCGCCCAGAAGGAGTGGCTCTTCCAGCCCGAGCCGCACCTGCGGCTGATCGGCGACCTGATGGAGTACTGCGCGGCCCGCATCCCCGCGTACAAGCCGCTGTCGGTGTCGGGCTACCACATCCGCGAGGCCGGGTCCACGGCCGCGCAGGAGCTGGCGTACACGCTCGCGGACGGCTTCGGGTACGTGGAGCTGGGGCTCAGCCGCGGCCTCGACGTGGACGTCTTCGCGCCCGGGCTCTCGTTCTTCTTCGACGCGCACGTCGACTTCTTCGAGGAGATCGCCAAGTTCCGCGCGGCGCGCCGTATCTGGGCCCGGTGGATGCGCGACGTCTACGGCGCGAAGTCCGAGAAGGCCCAGTGGCTGCGCTTCCACACGCAGACCGCCGGGGTCTCGCTGACCGCCCAGCAGCCGTACAACAACGTGGTGCGCACGGCCGTGGAGGCGCTCGCCGCCGTGCTCGGCGGCACCAACTCCCTGCACACGAACGCCCTGGACGAAACCCTCGCACTGCCGAGTGAGCAGGCCGCCGAGATCGCGCTGCGCACGCAGCAGGTGCTGATGGAGGAGACCGGCGTCGCCAACGTCGCCGACCCGCTGGGCGGTTCGTGGTACGTCGAGCAGCTGACGGACCGGATCGAGGCGGACGCGGAGAAGATCTTCGACCGGATCAAGGAGCGGGGGCTGCGCGCCCACCCCGACGGGCGGCACCCGATCGGGCCGGTCACCTCCGGCATCCTGCGGGGCATCGAGGACGGCTGGTTCACGGGCGAGATAGCCGAGTCCGCGTTCCGCTACCAGCAGGCCCTGGAGAAGGGCGACAAGAAGGTGGTGGGCGTCAACGTCCACACCGGGTCCGTGACCGGGGACCTGGAGATCCTCCGGGTGAGCCACGAGGTGGAGCGGGAACAGGTCCGGGTGCTGGGGGAGCGGAAGTCCGGCCGGGACGAGGCCGCCGTGCGGTCGGCGCTGGACGCCATGCTGGGTGCGGCGCGGGACGGCTCGAACATGATCGAGCCGATGCTCGACGCCGTGCGCGCCGAGGCCACACTGGGCGAGATCTGCGACGCGCTGCGCGACGAGTGGGGGGTGTACACGGAGCCGGCCGGCTTCTGA
- the mce gene encoding methylmalonyl-CoA epimerase has translation MLTRIDHIGIACHDLDATVEFYRATYGFEVFHTEINEEQGVREAMLKINDTSDGGASYLQLLEPTREDSTVAKWLAKNGEGVHHIAFGTADVDADAAGIRGKGVRVLYEEPRRGSMGSRITFLHPKDCHGVLTELVTSAPVESAEH, from the coding sequence ATGCTGACGCGAATCGACCACATCGGGATCGCCTGCCACGACCTCGACGCGACCGTCGAGTTCTACCGGGCCACCTACGGCTTCGAGGTGTTCCACACCGAGATCAACGAGGAGCAGGGCGTCCGCGAGGCCATGCTCAAGATCAACGACACGTCCGACGGCGGGGCGTCCTACCTGCAGCTCCTGGAGCCGACCCGGGAGGACTCCACCGTCGCGAAGTGGCTGGCGAAGAACGGCGAGGGCGTCCACCACATCGCCTTCGGCACGGCGGACGTCGACGCGGACGCCGCCGGCATCCGCGGCAAGGGCGTACGCGTTCTGTACGAGGAGCCGCGGCGCGGCTCCATGGGGTCGCGGATCACCTTCCTTCACCCGAAGGACTGTCACGGCGTCCTGACGGAACTGGTCACTTCCGCGCCGGTTGAGTCGGCTGAGCACTGA
- a CDS encoding AIM24 family protein, translating into MFRLQGSKVLAVDMTGDAVKAKNGSMVAYDGQMAFKKLSGGGEGLRGMVTRRLTGEQMTVMEVRGQGTCWFADRASEINLVHLQGDKLYVESSNLLATDAGLRTGTTFTGLRGASQGNGLFTTTVEGHGQAAIMSDGPAVVLRVSPQYPLIVDPGAYIAHQGNVRQSFQSGVTFRTFLGEGGGEAFQIRFEGDGLVYVQPSERNTIAGDV; encoded by the coding sequence ATGTTCCGACTTCAAGGCAGCAAGGTGCTCGCCGTCGACATGACCGGGGACGCCGTGAAGGCGAAGAACGGCTCGATGGTCGCGTACGACGGGCAGATGGCGTTCAAGAAGCTGAGCGGCGGCGGTGAGGGGCTGCGGGGGATGGTGACGCGGCGGCTCACCGGCGAGCAGATGACCGTGATGGAGGTGCGCGGGCAGGGGACCTGCTGGTTCGCCGACCGTGCCTCCGAGATCAATCTCGTACACCTTCAGGGGGACAAGCTCTACGTGGAGTCGAGCAACCTGCTCGCGACGGACGCGGGACTCAGGACGGGCACGACGTTCACGGGGCTGCGCGGCGCCTCGCAGGGCAACGGGCTGTTCACCACCACCGTGGAGGGGCACGGGCAGGCGGCGATCATGTCGGACGGGCCGGCGGTGGTGCTCCGGGTCAGCCCGCAGTACCCGCTGATCGTCGACCCGGGCGCCTACATCGCGCACCAGGGGAACGTCCGGCAGTCCTTCCAGTCGGGAGTGACGTTCCGCACGTTCCTCGGGGAGGGCGGCGGAGAGGCCTTCCAGATCCGGTTCGAGGGGGATGGGCTCGTGTACGTACAGCCGAGCGAGCGGAACACGATCGCGGGGGACGTGTAG
- a CDS encoding AIM24 family protein: MSTYGAPAGPVVYDPMTLPVDDNVNKYAFCVELKGSQWFLQKGKMIAYYGAIEFNGVGHGRLDRLVRTSFHSPLHASDWVVAEGSGKMLLADRAFDVNSYDLDDGNLTIRSGNLLAFQPSLALKQSIVPGFLTLIGTGKFVAASNGPVVFMEPPIRVDPQALVGWADCPSPCHHYDHGYMTGVLGGLRAMTGLGGASGEEHQFEFAGAGTVLLQSTETLMAEQATGMVPQEPGVPGGPGMSGSHGPQAGTPRLPGQLGDLQRRFGL; this comes from the coding sequence GTGAGCACGTACGGAGCGCCCGCCGGGCCCGTGGTGTACGACCCGATGACCCTTCCGGTCGACGACAACGTGAACAAGTACGCCTTCTGCGTGGAGCTCAAGGGGAGCCAGTGGTTCCTGCAGAAGGGGAAGATGATCGCCTACTACGGGGCGATCGAGTTCAACGGCGTCGGACACGGCCGGCTGGACCGTCTGGTGCGTACGTCCTTCCATTCGCCTCTGCACGCGAGCGACTGGGTCGTGGCGGAGGGCTCGGGCAAGATGCTGCTGGCCGACCGGGCCTTCGATGTCAACTCCTACGACCTGGACGACGGCAATCTGACCATTCGCTCCGGCAATCTGCTCGCTTTTCAGCCAAGTCTTGCCCTCAAGCAGTCGATCGTGCCGGGCTTTCTGACACTCATCGGAACCGGAAAGTTCGTGGCCGCGTCGAACGGGCCGGTGGTGTTCATGGAACCCCCCATCCGGGTGGACCCGCAGGCGCTCGTCGGCTGGGCCGACTGCCCGTCTCCCTGCCATCATTACGATCACGGGTACATGACAGGCGTACTGGGCGGTCTACGTGCGATGACGGGCCTCGGCGGGGCGTCCGGCGAGGAGCACCAGTTCGAGTTCGCAGGAGCCGGTACGGTCCTGCTGCAGTCGACCGAAACCCTCATGGCCGAGCAGGCCACGGGGATGGTCCCGCAGGAACCCGGGGTACCCGGTGGTCCAGGGATGTCCGGAAGCCATGGACCACAAGCCGGCACACCGCGCCTTCCCGGACAGCTGGGAGACCTCCAGCGTCGCTTCGGGCTGTGA
- a CDS encoding TetR/AcrR family transcriptional regulator yields MQSRTPAARAGRPRSAAADAAILAATRAALVELGWSRLTLGDVATRAGVAKTTLYRRWAGKNELVVDAVAELFDELRLPDRGSLAADIEGVVLQFAAILARPEARSGLMAVVAESTRDDALRERIRASIVDRQKCLVLEGRARAQARGELPPEPDPEEATRTVDLIFDMVAGAVVHRTLVSAEPADEEWVRSFTRVLLTGLASSVRPGAPPPGESEDGLVETGAGVREPGPQGHSSQEREG; encoded by the coding sequence ATGCAGAGCCGCACCCCTGCCGCCCGGGCCGGCCGCCCGCGCAGCGCCGCCGCGGACGCGGCGATCCTGGCCGCCACCCGGGCGGCTCTGGTGGAGCTGGGCTGGTCCAGGCTCACCCTGGGAGACGTGGCCACACGCGCCGGCGTCGCCAAGACGACCCTCTACCGCCGCTGGGCGGGCAAGAACGAACTGGTGGTCGACGCGGTGGCCGAACTCTTCGACGAACTCCGGCTTCCCGACCGCGGCAGCCTCGCCGCCGACATCGAGGGCGTGGTCCTGCAGTTCGCGGCGATCCTGGCCCGCCCGGAGGCCAGGAGCGGCCTGATGGCCGTGGTGGCGGAGTCCACCCGCGACGACGCCCTGCGCGAGCGCATCCGCGCCTCCATCGTGGACCGCCAGAAGTGCCTGGTCCTGGAGGGCCGGGCGCGGGCCCAGGCCCGCGGCGAACTCCCCCCTGAGCCGGACCCGGAGGAGGCCACCCGCACGGTCGACCTCATCTTCGACATGGTCGCCGGAGCGGTCGTCCACCGCACCCTGGTCAGCGCCGAACCGGCCGACGAGGAGTGGGTGCGCAGCTTCACCCGCGTTCTTCTGACCGGGCTGGCGTCATCGGTCCGTCCGGGGGCGCCTCCTCCGGGGGAGTCCGAGGACGGGCTCGTTGAGACCGGAGCGGGGGTACGGGAGCCCGGGCCCCAGGGGCACAGCTCCCAGGAACGGGAAGGGTAG
- a CDS encoding MarR family transcriptional regulator, with amino-acid sequence MPKPLSLPFDPIARADELWKQRWGNVPSMAAITSIMRAHQILLAEVDAVVRPYGLTFARYEALVLLTFSKAGELPMSKIGERLMVHPTSVTNTVDRLVRSGLVDKRPNPNDGRGTLAVITGKGREVVEAATRDLMAMDFGLGAYDAEECGEIFAMLRPLRIAAHDFEE; translated from the coding sequence GTGCCGAAGCCCCTCAGTCTCCCGTTCGACCCCATCGCCCGTGCCGACGAGCTCTGGAAGCAGCGCTGGGGAAACGTGCCGTCCATGGCCGCGATCACCTCGATCATGCGCGCCCACCAGATCCTGCTGGCCGAGGTCGACGCGGTGGTCAGGCCGTACGGGCTGACGTTCGCCCGCTACGAGGCCCTGGTGCTGCTCACCTTCTCCAAGGCCGGCGAACTGCCGATGTCCAAGATCGGTGAGCGGCTCATGGTGCACCCCACCTCCGTGACCAACACCGTGGACCGGCTGGTCAGGTCGGGCCTGGTCGACAAGAGGCCCAACCCCAACGACGGGCGCGGCACGCTCGCCGTCATCACCGGCAAGGGCCGCGAGGTCGTGGAGGCGGCCACCCGCGACCTGATGGCGATGGACTTCGGCCTCGGCGCCTACGACGCCGAGGAGTGCGGGGAGATCTTCGCGATGCTGCGGCCGCTGCGGATCGCGGCGCACGACTTCGAGGAGTGA